CCCGGTGCTCTTCGCCGCCCATCCCACCGTCCACGACCTCGCCGGCGCCTCGCTCGCCGGCGTCGAGGAGATCATCCGCTCCACCGGCTTCTTCCGATCCAAGGCGCGGGCCATCGTGGAGATGTCCCAGGACGTGGTCGCCAAGCACGGCGGCGAGGTGCCGCCGCGGATGGAGGACCTGGTGCAGCTGCGCGGGGTCGGTCGCAAGACCGCGAACGTGGTCCTCGGCGTCGCCTTCGGCATCCCCGGCTTCCCCGTCGACACCCACGTCACCCGGCTGACCCGGCGCCTCGGCCTCACCCGCTCGCTCGACCCGGTGCAGATCGAGAAGGACGTCTGCTCGATGGTGCCGCCCGAGGAGTGGACCGGCCTGAGCCTGCGGCTGATCCTCCACGGCCGCCGCTGCTGCACCGCCCGCGCCCCCCAGCACCAGGCCTGCGTGCTGCGCGACATCTGCCCCTCCGCCGACGGCGGCGAGCCGGCCAGCGCGCGAAAGCCCCGCCCCCGGAGGCCGCAGCCGCCACCGGCCCCCCGACAATAGGGCCATGCACACCCCGATCTGCGACCTCCTCGGCATCGAGTTCCCGATCGTCGCCTTCAGCCACTGCCGTGACGTGGTCGCCGCGGTCAGCCGTGCCGGGGGCATGGGGGTGCTCGGCGCCGTCGCCTTCAGCCCCGCCCAGCTCGAGGTCGAGCTCAGCTGGCTGGACGGGGCGGTGGGCGGGCGGCCCTACGGGGTCGACGTGCTCCTGCCCCAGCGCTACGCTGGCGCCGAGGAGGGGGGAGGCTCGCTGGAGTCGCTCTCCGCGCTGATCCCGGACGAGCACCGCCGCTTCGTCGACGAGCTGCTGGAGCGATACGGGGTGCCGCCGCTCCCCGAGGGCACCGCGGTGCGCGACGGGATGCTCGAGGTCTCGCAGCGCGGGGTCGGCGCCCTGCTCGACGTCGCCTTCGCCCACCGCCCCCGGCTGGTGGCCAGCGCCCTCGGACCGGCTCCCGACTTCCTCGTCGACGCCGCCCACGAGCAGGGCGCGGTGGTCGCCGGGCTGGTGGGGAGCCGCCGCCACGCCGAGCGGCAGCGCGCCGCCGGGGTCGACCTGGTCGTCGCCCAGGGGTACGAGGCGGGCGGCCACACCGGCGAGATCGGCACCATGGTCCTGGTCCCCGAGGTGGTCGACGCCGTCGCCCCCACCCCGGTGCTCGCCGCCGGCGGCATCGGCAACGGCCGGCAGATCGCCGCGGCGATGGCGCTGGGGGCCCAGGGGGTGTGGTGCGGCTCGGTGTGGCTGACCACCCCGGAGGCGGAGACCCACCCGGTGGTGCGCGCGAAGATGCTGCGGGCGAGCTCCAGCGACACCGTGCGCACCCGGGCCACCACCGGCAAGCCGGCCCGCCAGCTGCGCACCGCCTGGACCCAGGAGTGGGACGACCCCGCCCACCCGGACCCGCTCCCGATGCCCCTCCACACCATGCTCACCGCCGAGGCGCAGACCCGGGTGCAGCGGGCCGCGGGCGACCCCGGGTCCGGCGCCGAGGAGCTCATCACCTACTTCGTCGGGCAGGTGGTCGGGAGCATGACCAGCGTCCGGCCGGCCGCCCAGGTGGTCCACGACATGGTCGTCGAGTACCTGGAGACCGTGGAGCGGCTCTCTCCGAGGGTCGAGGCCTAACCCCGCAGCCGGCCGGCGGCGACCTCGACGCGGCTGCCGGCGAGCTCCACCGTCCGCATCGCCTCCATCAGGCCGGGATCGTCGGTGGTCGCCCAGGTGCGGCGGCCGTCGGCGAGCAGGCAGGCGGCGACGCCGCGCTCGGGGGCGCCGGTGCGGTCGTGCATCACCGTGCAGGTCTCCAGGGTCGCCTCGCCCTGGTG
This region of Candidatus Dormiibacterota bacterium genomic DNA includes:
- the nth gene encoding endonuclease III, which produces MSPRSAAAVTRTTLPRGARARAAIVVERLKDEYPAECALVHADPWQLLVATILSAQTTDERVNMVTPVLFAAHPTVHDLAGASLAGVEEIIRSTGFFRSKARAIVEMSQDVVAKHGGEVPPRMEDLVQLRGVGRKTANVVLGVAFGIPGFPVDTHVTRLTRRLGLTRSLDPVQIEKDVCSMVPPEEWTGLSLRLILHGRRCCTARAPQHQACVLRDICPSADGGEPASARKPRPRRPQPPPAPRQ
- a CDS encoding nitronate monooxygenase family protein, translated to MHTPICDLLGIEFPIVAFSHCRDVVAAVSRAGGMGVLGAVAFSPAQLEVELSWLDGAVGGRPYGVDVLLPQRYAGAEEGGGSLESLSALIPDEHRRFVDELLERYGVPPLPEGTAVRDGMLEVSQRGVGALLDVAFAHRPRLVASALGPAPDFLVDAAHEQGAVVAGLVGSRRHAERQRAAGVDLVVAQGYEAGGHTGEIGTMVLVPEVVDAVAPTPVLAAGGIGNGRQIAAAMALGAQGVWCGSVWLTTPEAETHPVVRAKMLRASSSDTVRTRATTGKPARQLRTAWTQEWDDPAHPDPLPMPLHTMLTAEAQTRVQRAAGDPGSGAEELITYFVGQVVGSMTSVRPAAQVVHDMVVEYLETVERLSPRVEA